A genomic window from Diorhabda sublineata isolate icDioSubl1.1 chromosome 8, icDioSubl1.1, whole genome shotgun sequence includes:
- the LOC130448288 gene encoding uncharacterized protein LOC130448288, whose translation MRKIDQLLMTLMKLKQNFPHQDLAVRFNVSQGTVSNVVTTWVHALHEILFKQFMSGIPDKSKNQLCLPNCFSSFTNCRIIIDCTEVYTCINRQNMSSQKLTYSSYKHRNTCKGLVGVAPNGVATFLSCLYPGSTSDKKIVKDCGILNQLKPGDLVLADKGFLIKDLMPPGVHINIPPFLTTPQFTTEQVHQTECIARARIHVERAIRRMKVFNILNLIPHSLLPHADAVFQVVGALTNLQYPSIKEVGQLYYEGIQKIDHIS comes from the coding sequence atgagaaaaattgatcaGCTGCTCATGACTTTgatgaaattgaaacaaaattttccacaTCAAGATTTAGCAGTAAGGTTTAATGTTTCACAAGGCACAGTCTCAAATGTTGTAACAACATGGGTGCATGCCTTgcatgaaattttattcaaacaattcATGTCTGGAATACCAGATAAAAGTAAAAATCAGTTGTGCTTACCAAACTGTTTTAGTAGTTTCACAAATTGTAGAATTATAATAGATTGTACGGAAGTTTATACTTGTATAAATCGCCAAAATATGTCTTCCCAGAAGTTGACGTACAGCTCATATAAGCATAGAAATACATGCAAAGGATTAGTAGGTGTTGCACCAAATGGTGTAGCTACATTTTTATCATGTTTATATCCAGGTTCAACATcagacaaaaaaattgtcaaagaTTGTGGAATCTTAAATCAACTTAAACCTGGAGACTTGGTATTGGCAGATAAAGGATTCCTAATTAAAGATTTAATGCCTCCCGGAGTTCATATTAACATTCCCCCATTTCTTACAACTCCTCAATTCACTACAGAACAAGTTCATCAAACTGAATGCATTGCTCGAGCAAGGATTCATGTGGAGCGTGCTATAAGGAGAATGAAGGTgttcaatatattaaatttaattccaCATTCTTTGTTACCACATGCTGATGCTGTGTTTCAGGTAGTAGGGGCTTTAACAAACTTGCAGTATCCTTCAATTAAAGAAGTTGGACAACTTTATTATGAAGGGATTCAAAAGATTGATCATATCAGTtag
- the LOC130447674 gene encoding uncharacterized protein LOC130447674, producing MSSKHDLTLSAIATFFKNNIAQLQRGENSYSSGNVKKMIFDPAVSPALLRGEVTASMKNRTYNVEVSIDYEDGILDATCSCPRGQAVCHHIAAVCFHAHNNVSVTDKTCVWNQRKPTGDGEKIED from the exons a TGTCATCAAAGCATGATTTAACATTATCTGCAATAGCAACCTTTTTTAAGAACAATATCGCCCAACTACAAAGAGGTGAAAACTCTTATAGCAGTGgcaatgtgaaaaaaatgattttcgatCCTGCTGTTTCCCCTGCCCTACTTCGAGGTGAAGTTACAGCCAGTATGAAGAATAGAACTTATAATGTTGAG GTTTCCATTGATTACGAGGATGGTATATTGGATGCCACCTGCTCCTGTCCCAGGGGACAAGCAGTATGCCATCACATTGCAGCTGTATGTTTTCATGCACACAACAACGTCAGTGTTACTGACAAAACCTGTGTGTGGAATCAGCGCAAACCTACTGGCGATGGAGAAAAAATTGAGGATTAG
- the LOC130448363 gene encoding uridine diphosphate glucose pyrophosphatase NUDT14-like → MEKVTNVYLTDYIPTIYTSPRTILYTQNGKEKSSNIFAERNGVIIIVYNSTRDVLVLVKQFRPSAYIQQVAEDERYSEVDTNKYPVKLGVTIEFCAGLEDKHMTSEEIAREEILEECGYEVTVDQLEKIGVIKNLTETTGANSTLYYCEVTDAMRKNKGGGVDGENIEVIEMPVEEVITYASNSNYVPSPINFMYGLYWFLYHKYKKDLK, encoded by the exons ATGGAAAAAGTTACTAACGTTTACCTAACAGATTATATTCCAACTATCTATACTAGTCCTCGAACTATACTATACACACAAAATGGCAAAGAAAAAAGCTCTAATATTTTTGCTGAAAGAAATGGAGTTATAATAATAGTATATAATAGTACAAGGGATGTTTTAGTACTAGTCAAACAGTTTAGACCTTCTGCATATATCCAACAG GTTGCAGAAGATGAAAGGTATAGCGAAGTAGACACTAATAAATATCCTGTGAAATTAGGTGTAACTATAGAATTTTGTGCTGGATTAGAAGATAAACATATGACATCAGAAGAAATAGCAAGGGAAGAAATTCTAGAAGAATGTGGATATGAAGTTACTGTTGATCAGCTTGAAAAAATTggtgttataaaaaatttgacagaaaCCACTGGAGCTAACTCAACTTTGTATTATTGTGAAGTTACTGATGCTATGAGAAAAAACAAAGGAGGTGGGGTTGATGGAGAAAATATAGAAGTTATTGAAATGCCAGTTGAGGAAGTTATTACATATGCCAGTAATTCTAATTATGTACCTTCACCTATTAATTTTATGTATGGTTTATATTGGTTTCTTTACCATAAATATAAGAAagatttaaaatga